Proteins from a genomic interval of Clostridium cochlearium:
- the tnpB gene encoding IS66 family insertion sequence element accessory protein TnpB (TnpB, as the term is used for proteins encoded by IS66 family insertion elements, is considered an accessory protein, since TnpC, encoded by a neighboring gene, is a DDE family transposase.): MLNIDKVEKVYLACGYTDLRKSIDGLVMIVQNQFKLDPFDKALFVFCNKKMDKLKILHFDEGFWLYYHRLEANRFKWPATADDALKINIDELRWLLKGYEVRTKSKFKPVKASNYY, encoded by the coding sequence ATGTTAAATATAGATAAGGTAGAAAAAGTCTATCTTGCCTGCGGCTATACGGATTTAAGAAAAAGTATTGATGGGTTAGTTATGATAGTACAAAACCAATTTAAGTTAGACCCTTTTGATAAAGCGCTATTTGTTTTTTGTAACAAGAAAATGGATAAATTAAAAATTCTTCACTTTGATGAAGGGTTCTGGCTATATTATCACCGTTTAGAAGCTAATCGCTTCAAATGGCCAGCGACAGCTGACGATGCATTAAAGATTAATATTGATGAATTACGTTGGCTTTTAAAAGGCTATGAAGTAAGAACAAAATCTAAATTTAAACCTGTAAAAGCAAGTAACTATTATTAA
- the tnpA gene encoding IS66 family insertion sequence element accessory protein TnpA yields the protein MYRKLDNDSWEEYLNKFNSVKDTITVKDFCAENNLNKSQFYYHKKRVEKIAKSKETIFQAISLNSKIDNIKEDNSTLKEVKINVGNANCQRSYFNNSNN from the coding sequence ATGTATAGAAAATTAGATAATGATTCTTGGGAGGAATATTTAAATAAATTTAACTCTGTTAAAGATACAATAACAGTGAAAGATTTCTGTGCTGAAAATAACCTTAATAAAAGTCAATTTTATTACCATAAAAAAAGAGTAGAAAAAATAGCTAAAAGTAAAGAAACTATTTTTCAGGCTATTTCTCTGAATAGTAAAATTGATAATATTAAAGAAGATAACTCTACATTAAAAGAAGTAAAAATTAATGTAGGCAATGCTAATTGTCAGCGAAGCTACTTTAATAACAGCAATAATTAA
- the guaA gene encoding glutamine-hydrolyzing GMP synthase encodes MKKELVLIVDFGGQYSQLIARRVRENNVYCEIIPYSTSMEKIKEKNPKGIIFSGGPNSVYGENTPKIDKEIFEIGVPVLGICYGQQLTAFTLGGKVESAKVREYGKTVVNLDNKCSLFEGIDKEQECWMSHTDYVSEIPSDFNIVAYTDGCKVAAMANEDKKIYGVQFHPEVEHTPFGKKMLKNFLFNICELKGDWSVTSFAEEKINEIRELVGDKKVICALSGGVDSSVAAVIVHKAIGDQLTCIFVDHGLLRKDEGDQVESVFKEKFQMNLIRVNAQDRFLGKLKGVTEPERKRKIIGEEFIRVFEEEANKLGKIDYLVQGTIYPDVVESGTGTSATIKSHHNVGGLPEDIEFELIEPLRDLFKDEVRKVGEELGIPHKLVWRQPFPGPGLGIRVLGEVTEEKLEIVREADAIFREEIANAGLDEKIWQYFACLPNIRSVGVMGDERTYSHTIGLRAVNSSDGMTSDWAKIPYEVLDKVSIRIVNEVKGVNRIVYDVTSKPPSTIEWE; translated from the coding sequence ATGAAAAAAGAATTAGTTCTTATAGTAGATTTCGGTGGACAATACAGTCAACTTATAGCAAGACGTGTAAGAGAAAATAATGTATATTGTGAAATAATTCCATATAGTACTTCAATGGAAAAAATAAAAGAAAAAAATCCAAAGGGAATAATATTTAGCGGTGGTCCTAACAGTGTTTATGGAGAAAATACTCCTAAAATTGACAAAGAAATTTTTGAAATAGGAGTACCTGTTTTAGGAATATGCTATGGACAACAACTAACAGCATTTACTTTAGGTGGTAAAGTTGAAAGTGCTAAAGTAAGAGAATATGGAAAGACTGTTGTAAATTTAGATAATAAATGTAGTTTATTTGAAGGTATAGACAAAGAACAAGAATGTTGGATGAGTCATACAGACTATGTATCAGAGATACCTTCAGACTTTAACATAGTAGCTTATACAGATGGATGTAAAGTGGCAGCTATGGCAAATGAAGATAAAAAAATATACGGGGTTCAATTCCATCCAGAAGTAGAACACACTCCTTTTGGAAAGAAAATGTTAAAAAACTTCCTTTTTAATATATGTGAATTAAAGGGAGATTGGTCTGTAACCTCCTTTGCAGAAGAAAAAATAAATGAAATTAGAGAACTTGTTGGAGATAAAAAAGTAATTTGTGCATTATCTGGTGGGGTGGATTCTTCTGTAGCGGCTGTAATAGTGCATAAGGCAATAGGAGATCAACTTACATGTATATTTGTAGACCATGGTTTACTTAGAAAAGATGAAGGAGATCAAGTTGAAAGTGTATTTAAAGAAAAATTCCAAATGAATTTAATAAGAGTAAATGCACAAGATAGATTCTTAGGAAAATTAAAAGGTGTAACAGAACCAGAAAGAAAGAGAAAAATAATTGGAGAAGAATTTATAAGAGTTTTTGAAGAAGAAGCTAATAAACTAGGCAAAATAGATTATTTAGTACAAGGAACTATATACCCGGATGTAGTAGAAAGTGGTACAGGAACTTCTGCAACTATAAAAAGTCATCACAATGTAGGTGGATTACCAGAGGACATAGAATTTGAACTTATAGAACCACTAAGAGATTTATTTAAAGATGAGGTTAGAAAAGTTGGGGAAGAATTAGGAATACCTCATAAATTAGTTTGGAGACAGCCTTTCCCAGGACCAGGTTTAGGAATAAGAGTTTTAGGTGAAGTAACAGAAGAAAAATTAGAAATTGTCAGAGAAGCAGATGCTATTTTTAGAGAAGAAATTGCAAATGCTGGATTAGACGAAAAGATATGGCAATACTTTGCATGTTTACCTAATATAAGATCTGTTGGAGTAATGGGAGATGAAAGAACTTATTCCCATACAATTGGATTAAGAGCAGTAAACTCATCCGATGGAATGACTTCAGATTGGGCTAAGATTCCTTATGAAGTTTTAGACAAAGTAAGCATAAGAATAGTAAATGAAGTTAAAGGAGTAAACAGAATTGTTTATGACGTAACTTCAAAACCACCTTCAACTATTGAGTGGGAATAG
- the guaB gene encoding IMP dehydrogenase: MAIILKKGYTFDDVLLIPNKSEVLPKDVLLNTNLTKKIKLNIPLISAGMDTVTESRMAIAMAREGGIGIIHKNMSIEKQAEEVDKVKRQENGVITDPFHLSPDKKLQDALDLMSKYRISGVPITVEGKLVGIITNRDIVFEDDYSKKISELMTDEDLITAPENTTIEEAKEILKKHKIEKLPLVDENFYLKGLITIKDIDKIKMYPNSAKDDKGRLLCGAAVGVTADMLERVKALVEAQVDVITIDTAHGHSKGVLEGVRKIKEAYPELQIIAGNVATPEATRDLILAGADCVKVGIGPGSICTTRVVAGVGVPQLTAVMDCVEEAQKHGIPVIADGGIKYSGDIVKALAAGASVCMMGSLLAGCAESPGETEIYQGRSYKVYRGMGSLAAMACGSRDRYFQEDNKKLVPEGVEGRVPYKGYLSDTVYQLVGGIRSGMGYLGAKTLKDLYENARFVVQSSAGLRESHPHDISITKEAPNYSTNA, from the coding sequence ATGGCTATAATATTAAAGAAAGGATATACTTTTGATGATGTTCTACTAATACCTAACAAATCAGAAGTATTACCTAAAGATGTTCTTTTAAATACTAATTTAACAAAAAAAATAAAATTAAATATACCATTAATAAGTGCAGGTATGGATACTGTTACAGAATCTAGAATGGCTATTGCAATGGCAAGAGAAGGCGGTATAGGTATAATACATAAAAATATGTCAATTGAAAAGCAAGCGGAAGAAGTAGATAAAGTAAAAAGACAAGAAAATGGAGTAATTACAGATCCATTCCACTTATCTCCAGATAAAAAATTACAAGATGCCCTTGATTTAATGAGCAAATACAGAATATCTGGTGTGCCTATAACAGTTGAAGGAAAACTAGTTGGAATAATAACTAATAGAGACATAGTTTTCGAAGATGATTATAGTAAAAAAATATCAGAACTAATGACTGATGAAGATTTAATAACAGCTCCAGAAAATACTACAATAGAAGAAGCGAAAGAAATTCTTAAAAAACATAAAATAGAAAAACTACCTCTTGTAGATGAAAATTTCTATTTAAAAGGATTAATAACAATAAAGGATATAGACAAAATAAAAATGTATCCTAATAGTGCTAAAGATGATAAAGGAAGATTACTATGCGGTGCAGCTGTTGGTGTAACTGCAGATATGCTTGAAAGAGTAAAAGCTTTAGTTGAAGCTCAAGTAGATGTTATAACTATTGATACAGCTCATGGTCATTCTAAAGGCGTATTAGAAGGAGTAAGAAAAATAAAAGAAGCATATCCAGAACTTCAAATAATAGCAGGAAATGTTGCAACACCAGAAGCTACAAGAGACTTAATACTAGCTGGTGCAGATTGTGTAAAAGTAGGTATAGGACCAGGTTCTATATGTACAACTAGAGTAGTTGCAGGAGTTGGAGTGCCACAATTAACAGCGGTAATGGATTGTGTTGAAGAAGCACAAAAACATGGAATACCTGTTATTGCAGATGGTGGAATAAAATATTCAGGAGATATAGTAAAAGCATTAGCAGCTGGAGCAAGTGTTTGTATGATGGGATCATTACTTGCAGGTTGTGCTGAATCCCCAGGAGAAACTGAAATATATCAAGGAAGAAGCTATAAAGTTTATAGAGGAATGGGATCTCTTGCAGCTATGGCTTGTGGAAGCAGAGATAGATATTTCCAAGAAGACAATAAAAAACTAGTTCCTGAAGGTGTAGAAGGCAGAGTTCCATATAAGGGATATTTATCAGATACAGTATACCAATTAGTTGGTGGAATACGTTCAGGTATGGGATATTTAGGAGCCAAAACATTGAAAGATTTATATGAAAATGCAAGATTTGTAGTTCAAAGTTCTGCAGGACTTAGAGAAAGTCACCCACATGATATTTCAATAACAAAAGAAGCACCAAATTACAGTACTAACGCATAA
- a CDS encoding prepilin peptidase, translating into MSIFMFIYGTIIGSFLNVCINRIPKGKSILYPASHCENCKNKIKIKDNIPIVGYIKLGGKCRHCNVKIPIQYLLIEFFTGSMFLLLYFKYELSFEFIKYCIFICFLIIVAIIDFKTKYVYFNTILTIIFLRIGLFFMEGDKINFIFYNYFLAGFMPALIICIIILLTNGMGWGDVEVIFISGVFLGLKHCFLLLFLSFFIGAIISIILMITKVKSRKDAIAFVPYIAISSIICVFYGENIIFNIFRII; encoded by the coding sequence ATGAGTATATTTATGTTTATATATGGAACAATAATAGGCAGTTTTTTAAATGTCTGTATAAATAGAATACCTAAAGGTAAAAGTATATTATATCCAGCATCTCATTGTGAAAATTGCAAAAATAAAATAAAAATTAAAGATAATATTCCAATTGTAGGTTATATAAAGTTAGGAGGAAAATGTAGGCATTGTAACGTAAAGATACCTATACAGTATTTACTTATAGAATTTTTTACAGGAAGTATGTTTTTACTTTTATATTTTAAGTATGAATTATCTTTTGAATTTATTAAGTACTGTATATTTATATGTTTTTTAATAATTGTTGCAATTATAGATTTTAAAACAAAGTATGTTTATTTTAATACTATACTTACAATAATATTTTTAAGAATAGGTTTGTTTTTTATGGAAGGAGATAAAATAAACTTTATATTTTATAATTATTTTTTAGCAGGTTTTATGCCAGCGTTAATAATATGTATTATAATATTATTAACCAATGGAATGGGATGGGGTGATGTAGAAGTTATTTTTATATCAGGTGTTTTTCTAGGATTAAAACATTGCTTTTTATTGCTTTTTCTCAGTTTCTTTATAGGAGCTATTATATCTATTATTTTAATGATTACAAAAGTAAAAAGTAGGAAAGATGCTATAGCTTTTGTCCCATATATAGCTATTTCGTCTATTATATGCGTATTCTATGGAGAAAATATAATTTTTAATATATTTAGAATTATTTAA
- the groL gene encoding chaperonin GroEL (60 kDa chaperone family; promotes refolding of misfolded polypeptides especially under stressful conditions; forms two stacked rings of heptamers to form a barrel-shaped 14mer; ends can be capped by GroES; misfolded proteins enter the barrel where they are refolded when GroES binds) yields the protein MAKSIMFGEDARRAMQKGVDMLANTVKVTMGPKGRNVILDKKFGAPLITNDGVTIAREIELEDAYENMGAQLVKEVATKTNDVAGDGTTTATLLAQAIIREGLKNVTGGANPMLVRRGIKMAVEEAVKGIKEISKPVEGKEDIARVASISADDKEIGKLIADAMDKVGNEGVITVEESNTMGTELDVVEGMQFDRGYVSPYMVTDTEKMEASLDDPYILITDKKITNIQEILPVLEQIVQQGKKLLIISEDIEGEALATLVVNKLRGTFTCVAVKAPGFGDRRKEMLQDIAILTGGQVISEEIGRDLKDVTIDMLGRAESVKITKENTTIVNGKGNKKEIEDRVNQIKAQIEETTSEFDAEKLQERLAKLAGGVAVIKVGAATETELKERKLRIEDALAATKAAVEEGIIPGGGTAYAMVIKEVEKLDSENHDIKLGIDIIKKALEEPVRQIACNAGVEGSIIIEKVKNSEDGIGYDALNNEYVNMIKAGIVDPTKVSRSALQNAASVASTFLTTEAAISDIPEKNDKPMPGAPGMMDGMY from the coding sequence ATGGCAAAGAGTATAATGTTTGGTGAAGATGCAAGAAGAGCTATGCAAAAAGGTGTAGATATGCTTGCTAATACAGTAAAAGTTACTATGGGACCAAAAGGAAGAAATGTTATTTTAGATAAAAAATTTGGAGCACCACTTATAACTAATGATGGTGTTACAATAGCAAGAGAAATAGAACTTGAAGATGCTTATGAAAATATGGGAGCACAATTAGTAAAAGAAGTTGCAACTAAAACTAATGATGTAGCAGGAGATGGAACAACTACAGCAACTTTATTAGCACAAGCAATAATAAGAGAAGGACTTAAAAACGTTACAGGTGGAGCAAATCCAATGCTTGTAAGACGTGGAATAAAAATGGCTGTTGAAGAAGCAGTTAAGGGTATAAAAGAAATTTCAAAACCAGTTGAAGGAAAAGAAGATATAGCAAGAGTAGCTTCTATATCAGCTGATGATAAAGAAATCGGTAAGCTTATAGCAGATGCTATGGATAAGGTTGGTAACGAAGGGGTTATCACTGTAGAGGAATCCAATACTATGGGAACAGAATTAGATGTTGTTGAAGGAATGCAATTTGACAGAGGATATGTTAGCCCATATATGGTAACTGATACAGAAAAAATGGAAGCCTCATTAGATGATCCATATATCTTAATAACTGATAAAAAAATAACTAACATACAAGAAATTCTTCCAGTACTTGAACAAATAGTTCAACAAGGAAAGAAATTATTAATTATATCTGAAGACATCGAAGGAGAAGCATTAGCAACATTAGTTGTAAATAAATTAAGAGGAACCTTTACATGTGTAGCAGTTAAAGCTCCAGGATTTGGTGACAGAAGAAAAGAAATGTTACAAGATATAGCTATATTAACTGGTGGTCAAGTAATCTCTGAAGAAATAGGAAGAGATTTAAAAGACGTAACAATAGATATGCTAGGAAGAGCAGAATCAGTAAAAATAACTAAAGAAAATACTACTATAGTTAATGGAAAAGGAAATAAGAAAGAAATTGAAGATAGAGTAAATCAAATAAAAGCTCAAATCGAAGAAACAACTTCAGAATTTGATGCAGAAAAATTACAAGAAAGACTTGCAAAACTTGCAGGTGGAGTAGCAGTAATAAAAGTTGGAGCAGCTACAGAAACTGAATTAAAAGAAAGAAAATTAAGAATAGAAGATGCTCTAGCAGCAACAAAAGCAGCTGTTGAAGAAGGAATAATTCCAGGTGGTGGAACAGCTTATGCTATGGTTATAAAAGAGGTAGAAAAATTAGACTCAGAAAATCATGACATAAAATTAGGTATTGACATAATTAAAAAAGCATTAGAAGAACCAGTAAGACAAATTGCATGCAATGCAGGAGTAGAAGGTTCAATAATTATAGAAAAAGTTAAAAATAGTGAAGATGGAATTGGATATGATGCTTTAAATAATGAATATGTAAATATGATAAAAGCAGGAATAGTAGATCCTACAAAAGTTTCAAGATCAGCATTACAAAATGCAGCATCCGTAGCATCAACATTCTTAACAACAGAAGCTGCTATAAGTGATATTCCAGAAAAAAATGATAAACCAATGCCAGGAGCTCCTGGAATGATGGATGGAATGTATTAA
- the groES gene encoding co-chaperone GroES, whose translation MKIRPLGDRVVIKRIEVEETTKSGIVLPGTAKEKPQEAEVIAVGPGGVIDGKEVKMEVKVGDRVLFSKYAGNEVKVDDVEYTILRQDDILAVLE comes from the coding sequence ATGAAAATTAGACCACTTGGAGACAGAGTTGTTATTAAGAGAATCGAAGTTGAAGAAACTACAAAAAGCGGAATAGTTCTACCAGGAACTGCAAAGGAAAAACCACAAGAAGCTGAAGTAATAGCGGTAGGACCTGGAGGAGTTATTGACGGAAAAGAAGTAAAAATGGAAGTAAAAGTAGGAGATAGAGTACTATTCTCAAAATATGCAGGTAACGAAGTAAAAGTAGATGATGTAGAATATACAATTTTAAGACAAGATGATATCTTAGCAGTGTTAGAATAA
- a CDS encoding TIGR01906 family membrane protein: protein MNNIKPNKILFSLILSLFFILLSIEILVNFKYLYYFDIKFLNLESSSNLSYSEIKSNYDYIIKFITSTKNMDFNIPSFTSSSEGTVHFYEVKNIFYNIKLLLYITGIISIFIIYYSFKHNNFIVFHYSFYILFSVPIVLMITFLLDFNKAFTYFHKIFFNNDFWLFDINKDPIINILPERFFLHMAIFLNILIIVFAVICKKIYKKSSRPI, encoded by the coding sequence ATGAATAATATAAAACCTAATAAAATTTTATTTTCTTTGATTCTATCTTTATTTTTTATATTGTTATCTATAGAAATATTAGTTAATTTTAAATATCTGTATTATTTTGACATAAAATTTTTAAATCTAGAGAGTTCTTCAAATCTATCCTATAGTGAAATAAAATCTAATTACGACTATATTATAAAATTTATTACATCTACCAAAAATATGGATTTTAATATCCCATCTTTTACTTCATCTTCTGAAGGTACAGTGCACTTTTATGAAGTAAAAAATATTTTTTATAATATAAAGTTATTGCTTTATATAACTGGAATTATATCCATATTTATCATTTATTATTCTTTTAAACATAATAATTTTATTGTATTTCATTATAGTTTCTATATACTATTTTCTGTGCCAATAGTTCTTATGATTACATTTTTATTAGACTTTAATAAAGCTTTTACTTATTTTCATAAAATATTTTTTAATAATGATTTTTGGTTATTTGACATTAATAAAGATCCAATTATAAATATATTGCCAGAAAGATTTTTTCTTCATATGGCTATATTTCTAAATATATTAATTATAGTTTTTGCTGTAATTTGTAAAAAAATATATAAAAAAAGTTCTAGGCCTATATAA
- a CDS encoding TVP38/TMEM64 family protein, translating into MKEFGKNIRTWLKNNKNNIILSIIVIIFLYGAYEYYSQYFKVLKNPEEVKKIIMSYGKNSIIAFIALQVIQVVLFFIPGEIIQIAGGYIFDSLYGSLFSLIGITIGGSIVFSISRFFGKPFVEKIISKRHIKYFTKILNSPKINYIVFILYLIPGIPKDALAYICGISNIKFMDFLIYSSLGRLPGIVISTYFGQNISSKNIPVLVGVAILTVILVLIGIVKGKGIVNNLNKESNKNKKKF; encoded by the coding sequence GTGAAAGAATTTGGCAAAAATATAAGAACATGGCTGAAAAATAATAAAAATAATATTATTTTGTCTATAATTGTTATTATATTTTTATACGGAGCATACGAATATTATTCACAGTATTTTAAAGTGTTAAAAAATCCAGAAGAAGTAAAAAAAATAATTATGTCCTATGGAAAAAACAGTATTATTGCTTTTATAGCTTTGCAGGTAATACAGGTTGTATTGTTTTTTATACCAGGAGAAATAATACAAATAGCAGGAGGATATATTTTTGATTCTTTGTATGGGAGTCTATTCTCATTAATAGGTATAACTATAGGAGGAAGTATAGTTTTCTCCATATCTAGATTTTTTGGAAAGCCATTTGTAGAAAAAATAATATCTAAAAGGCATATAAAATACTTTACTAAAATATTAAATTCTCCAAAAATCAATTACATTGTATTTATACTATATTTAATTCCAGGTATACCTAAGGATGCATTAGCTTATATATGTGGAATATCTAATATAAAGTTTATGGATTTTTTAATTTATTCTTCTCTGGGGAGGTTACCAGGTATAGTTATTTCAACATATTTTGGTCAAAATATAAGTTCTAAGAATATTCCTGTACTGGTAGGTGTGGCAATATTAACAGTTATACTGGTTTTAATAGGCATAGTAAAAGGAAAGGGTATAGTCAACAATTTAAACAAAGAAAGCAATAAAAATAAAAAAAAGTTCTAG
- a CDS encoding 4Fe-4S dicluster domain-containing protein, with translation MIVFENQLKKLKYLVLKEVAKMTLEDRLGEEDIERIPFDIIKGDKAEYRCCVYKERAIVYERAKLATGCLPNGQVAEEFVHVEDDDQIIYVIDAACDKCPINKYVVTEACRGCLQHKCMEVCPAGSINRAAGKAYINHETCKECGLCKEVCPYNAIAEVMRPCRKACPTGALQMNLQDNKATINKEECINCGACMSACPFGAISDKSYIVNVTKALKNKKKVYAMVAPAITGQFGKDTSVGQMKKAFKAMGFEDMLEVACGADAVAAHESEEFIERMENGEKYMTTSCCPGFLAYIEKKFPEQLANVSNTVSPMVAMGRMIKKEHEDAVVVFVGPCTAKKSEIKREGIRDAVDYVMTFEEIAALMGAFEIDPAEYEEEEINDGSNYGRGFAKGGGVVSAIQNYIKDKKDIKFNPIRTSGPDEIKRAMIMAKVGKLSENFIEGMMCEGGCIGGPATMVSSVKTKAPLMKFSKSSTIKDVKDNKTLEKYKNINMER, from the coding sequence ATGATTGTTTTTGAAAATCAATTAAAAAAATTAAAATACTTAGTGTTAAAAGAAGTAGCTAAAATGACTTTAGAGGATAGATTAGGTGAAGAAGATATAGAGAGAATACCTTTTGATATAATAAAAGGTGATAAAGCTGAGTATAGATGTTGTGTATACAAAGAAAGAGCTATAGTTTATGAAAGAGCAAAACTTGCAACAGGATGCCTACCTAATGGACAAGTAGCCGAGGAATTTGTGCATGTTGAAGATGATGATCAAATAATATATGTAATAGATGCAGCCTGTGACAAGTGTCCTATAAATAAATATGTTGTTACAGAAGCATGTAGAGGATGTTTACAACATAAATGTATGGAAGTATGTCCTGCAGGATCCATAAACAGAGCTGCAGGAAAAGCATATATAAATCATGAAACTTGTAAAGAATGTGGGCTATGTAAAGAAGTATGCCCTTATAATGCTATAGCTGAGGTTATGAGACCTTGTAGGAAAGCTTGTCCGACAGGAGCACTTCAAATGAATTTACAAGATAATAAAGCTACAATAAATAAAGAAGAGTGCATAAATTGTGGTGCATGTATGTCAGCGTGTCCTTTTGGTGCTATATCTGATAAAAGTTATATAGTAAATGTAACAAAGGCATTAAAAAATAAAAAGAAAGTATATGCTATGGTAGCTCCAGCTATTACTGGGCAATTTGGGAAGGATACATCTGTAGGTCAAATGAAAAAAGCATTCAAAGCAATGGGATTTGAAGATATGTTAGAAGTAGCTTGTGGAGCAGATGCAGTAGCTGCTCATGAAAGTGAAGAATTCATAGAAAGAATGGAAAATGGTGAAAAATACATGACAACTTCTTGTTGTCCAGGATTTTTAGCATATATAGAGAAAAAGTTCCCAGAACAATTAGCAAATGTGTCTAATACAGTGTCACCAATGGTGGCTATGGGAAGAATGATAAAAAAAGAGCATGAAGATGCAGTAGTTGTTTTTGTAGGACCTTGTACAGCAAAGAAAAGTGAAATAAAAAGAGAAGGCATTCGTGATGCAGTTGATTATGTAATGACCTTTGAAGAGATAGCAGCTCTTATGGGAGCTTTTGAAATAGATCCAGCAGAATATGAAGAAGAAGAAATAAATGATGGATCTAATTATGGAAGAGGTTTTGCAAAAGGTGGTGGGGTAGTTTCTGCCATACAAAACTATATAAAAGATAAAAAGGATATTAAGTTTAATCCTATAAGGACTAGTGGACCAGATGAGATAAAAAGAGCTATGATAATGGCAAAGGTAGGTAAATTATCTGAAAATTTTATTGAAGGAATGATGTGTGAAGGTGGTTGTATAGGTGGACCAGCTACTATGGTATCATCCGTAAAGACTAAAGCACCTCTTATGAAGTTTAGTAAATCATCTACAATAAAAGATGTAAAAGATAATAAAACTTTAGAAAAGTATAAAAATATTAATATGGAAAGATAG
- a CDS encoding DNA-3-methyladenine glycosylase family protein — protein MDFKYVDNFNKDGIQGIILKKVKNFELNHIFDCGQCFRWNRQENGNYIGVAYGKVIEVEKKQDDVILYNTNEEEFENIWKEYFDLNREYSKVKTILSEDKLLKKAIDYGYGIRILKQEPFEIIISFIISANNRIPMIKRAIEKISEKWGMKLEYKGNIYYSFPSVEELCNASLEEVEQCGTGFRSKYIVDTVSKIYKNVITDSSEYNEQFDINYIKALEDDECHKMLQNFKGIGPKVADCIMLFSMGKDSAFPVDVWVKRAMQHFYLAPDVSLKKIRDFAREKFGEFSGFAQQYLFYYARENNIIS, from the coding sequence ATGGATTTTAAATATGTAGATAATTTTAATAAAGATGGGATTCAAGGTATAATTTTAAAAAAAGTAAAAAATTTTGAATTAAATCATATATTTGATTGTGGTCAATGTTTTAGATGGAATAGACAAGAAAATGGAAATTACATAGGAGTGGCTTATGGAAAAGTAATAGAAGTAGAAAAGAAACAAGATGATGTAATTTTATATAATACAAATGAAGAAGAGTTCGAAAATATTTGGAAAGAGTATTTTGACTTAAATAGAGAATATTCTAAAGTTAAAACTATACTAAGTGAGGATAAATTGTTGAAAAAAGCTATAGATTATGGCTATGGTATAAGAATACTAAAACAAGAACCTTTTGAAATAATAATTTCATTTATTATTTCTGCTAATAATAGAATACCTATGATAAAGAGAGCTATTGAAAAAATAAGTGAAAAATGGGGTATGAAATTAGAGTATAAAGGTAATATATATTATAGTTTCCCATCTGTAGAGGAATTATGTAATGCTTCTTTAGAAGAAGTAGAACAATGTGGAACCGGATTTAGAAGTAAATATATTGTAGATACTGTGTCTAAAATATATAAAAATGTCATAACAGATAGTTCTGAATATAATGAACAGTTTGATATAAATTATATAAAAGCATTGGAAGACGATGAATGTCATAAAATGTTACAAAACTTTAAAGGCATAGGTCCAAAGGTGGCGGATTGCATAATGCTTTTTTCAATGGGAAAAGATTCTGCCTTCCCTGTAGATGTTTGGGTTAAAAGAGCCATGCAACATTTTTATTTAGCTCCAGATGTATCTTTAAAGAAAATAAGAGATTTTGCCAGAGAAAAGTTTGGAGAGTTTTCAGGATTTGCTCAACAATATTTATTTTATTATGCTAGAGAAAATAATATAATATCATAA